A stretch of DNA from Nitrospira sp.:
TGCGGATCTAGGTTGAGCGCATTCCCGTGGAACAGGTGATTGTCCACAAATGCCGAGAGCAGATTGTGGCTGGCGGATACAGCATGGGCATCGCCGGTGAAATGCAGATTGATATCTTCCATAGGCCAGACCTGGGCTCGTCCTCCGCCTGTCCCTCCACCTTTGATGCCAAACACCGGTCCAAGAGATGGCTGCCTCAAGGTGACCGCCGCACGGTGGCCCAGCCGACATAACGCCATGCTTAATCCAACCGACGTCGTCGTCTTCCCCTCGCCCAACGGTGTAGGATTGATCGCAGTCACCAGGACGTACCGACCAAGAGGCCTCTGTTGTACCCGTTCTGCAAAGTTGAGAGAAATTTTGGCTTTATACCGACCAAATGGAATGAGATCGTCAGAATGAATGCCCAATGCTTGCGCGACTTCGAAAATATGCCTGTGCGGCACTGAACGAGCTATCTCCAAGTCAGTCATGTGCGGTCCCCTGTCAACACATAGAGATTGAGAAACACATCGGCACTGGAGCCGGACGCAGTGGTGGACCTATGGCAGAAATGCGTTGCCGCAACAAGTGGGAAAGCTAGATACAGGAGAGGAAGACGACGACCTGGCGGGACACACACATTCAGCCCCGGTGAAGGCTGAGCAGGTTTCGGGCTTAATCCAAAATGAATTTGGTTGGGTCAAGGGCCTGGCCGTTCTTCTTCACCATATAGTGAAGGTGCGGGCCTGTGGACAAGCCGGTACTGCCGACCAATGCCACCACATCGCCCCGCTTGACCCGCTGCCCTTCCTTGACGAGTGATTTCGCCAAGTGGCCGTACACCGTTTCAATACCGTAGCCATGGTCAAGTTTGACCATATTTCCCATTTTGGAATCAAAGCTCACGGTGACCACTCGGCCGAGCGCCGGCGCCTGAACCGGAGAATTGGCCTGAGCCCCGATGTCCAAACCATCATGCCAGGCCGGCTTTTCCGTAAATGGGGACACTCTTGGCCCAAACCCCGAGGTCACCCACCCACGCACAGGCCAGATTGAGGGGGTGGAGGCCCACTGGGCTGAGCGTTGCTCCGCAACCTGCGTGAGGTTTTCCAAGGCTTCTTCCTGCTGGGTGGCTTCCCGAGTCAGCGCTTCCAAGCTTTCACGGACCTGCAGGGTCACTTCTTCGATGCTTTCTGTGGAGAAATCCAAACCTGGCTGCATATTGTCTCGCAGCTCAGACATCTGTTGCCGATTCTCGCCCACTGCGCCTATGGTCCCATTCCCCTGAACACCGGTTTTGCCATCCGGTAAAGGCCCATCTTCACCGCCTCGGCCATTGGCAAGGTCTCCGGCCGGCTTGGTCGCATCGATACCAAGCATGACGCGGAGGCGCTGGTTGACTTCGCCCATCGCCGAAATTCGCTTCTTCAAGTCATCGATGGCGGCCGAAAAGGCAGCAGTCTGCTCCCGGGCACCCATGGCTTCGGCCCGAAACGCCGACAATTGCCACACTTCGCCGGTGCGAATCACATAATGGGAGACGACCAGGAGGTCGGCGACGATTAAAATCGCAGCCAAAATCAGAAGCTTACGTACGAATTTCCGTGGAAAACTAAACCGCAGGGGCTTCGAGGACGATCCCCGAAACACGACGACGGTGTAGGCATCACTGGTTTCGGCCGTTTGCTGGCTCATAGGACGCTCTCCCCTTCACTGATACACCCATCAGTTTCGACCACTGACTTTTTGCAGTGTACTGATCTCACGCGCGATGGTCAACCCTTTGTTTTCAAAAGACCGTGTCGCAATTTCAACTACTTATCTGTTTCACTCCTGATCCAGTTCAAATAGGCTTCAGATCCGGCAATCAGCGGAAGGGCGACGATTTCCGGCACCGTGTAACTGTGATGTTGCCGCACCACCGATTCCAGCTCTGCGAAACGCATTCTCGTAGTTTTGATGATCATCAAACATTCGGTTTCAGTGCTGACCCGATTGTCCCACCGGAAAATTGAGCGGATGCCGCTCACCACGTTTGCGCAAGCCGCCAACTTGGCTTCCACGAGAATCCGGCCGATTTTCTCCGCTTCTTCGGGTGTCGCGGTCGTCACCATCACCGCGATCGCAGCACATTCCTCGTCCAACGTCTCCCTCACTCAAAGCAAATTGCGTGCCTTCACGTGCTCGACAGAATCGCAATACGGAAACAATTCAACGGGTTAGATGAAATTTCACGCTCTTTTCGCCCTGGAACCGTCAGGTCGACCGGACAAGATTTGCACACTTCGTCGAAAAACGGGCAGGATGCGCGGCACAATCTGCCGACCATTGGTCATATTCGACCTGCTCGTCCTAGCCACAACAGTGTCTCGGTCCATTTTTCCCAACTCTTGAGCGACAGAGGCATGTCGACACCTGCCAGGATTGACACCACCTCTGCTTGCTTCTTAAGATTCCGCCACAGCCTAACTAGATGGAGGTACCGCCGATGAGCTTCACCATTACGCCAACCGAATTGAAATCACGACTGGATAAAGGCGACAAACTCGTGCTTGTGGATGTTCGCGAGCCGTGGGAATATGCGATCGCCAAGCTGGACGGTTCCGTCCTCGTCCCGTTGGCAACGCTCCAGCAATCCCTTGGAAAGTTGGATCGGAACGCTGAGATTGTCGCCCTATGCCATCACGGGATGAGAAGCGCGGATGCAACGGGTTTTTTGCTACAGCAAGGGTTTGGAAACGTGAAAAACCTGATCGGGGGAATCGACGCCTGGTCCGCCCAAATTGATCCGTCGGTCCCGCGATACTAAACCCGGGATACTGGACTAGACCACTCCGTCACGGAAAAAGTCGACGGTACGCCGCAGTCCTTCGCGCAAATCCACCTTGGGATCCCATCCCAAGCTCCGATGGAGCTTGGTGCAGTCAATCACGCTGCGGGCCTGCTCGCCTCGCTTGGCAGGCCCGTGCACTTCTCGGAACTCCACCTTGGTCAGGTCTACGACAATCCGGAAGAGGTCGTTGACTGACGTCTCAATTCCGGTCCCGACGTTGTAGACACCTTCCACGTCAGGGCCCATCGCCATGAGATTCGCCTCGACCACGTCTTCGACATAGACGAAATCACGAGTTTGGCGTCCATTGCCGTTGACTACGGCTTGCTCACCACGCAGCATCTTTTGAATAAAAATCGCCACGACACCCGCCTCGCCCTCTGGATCCTGCCGAGGCCCATAGACATTCGCATACCGCAAGCTGACGACCTGAATGCCGCTCATGCGCTGGTAATAGAACAGATAATGCTCGCCGCACAATTTGCTGATTCCGTAGGGAGAGAGCGGTTGCGTGACGTGAGTTTCCGGAGCGGGAAAGGTCAGCTGCTCCCCGTAAATCGCCCCGCCGGACGATGAAAAGATCACCTTGCGCGCACCATGCTTGGAAGCCTGCTCCAATACGTTCAACGTGCCCAACACATTGACCTGCGCGTCGAACATCGGATCTTCTACTGAACGCCTGACGTTCATCTGCGCAGCGAGGTGGAAGACCACCGCCGGTCGTTCGTTGCGGAACACCCGCTCTAACTTTGGATTCTCG
This window harbors:
- a CDS encoding M23 family metallopeptidase, whose product is MSQQTAETSDAYTVVVFRGSSSKPLRFSFPRKFVRKLLILAAILIVADLLVVSHYVIRTGEVWQLSAFRAEAMGAREQTAAFSAAIDDLKKRISAMGEVNQRLRVMLGIDATKPAGDLANGRGGEDGPLPDGKTGVQGNGTIGAVGENRQQMSELRDNMQPGLDFSTESIEEVTLQVRESLEALTREATQQEEALENLTQVAEQRSAQWASTPSIWPVRGWVTSGFGPRVSPFTEKPAWHDGLDIGAQANSPVQAPALGRVVTVSFDSKMGNMVKLDHGYGIETVYGHLAKSLVKEGQRVKRGDVVALVGSTGLSTGPHLHYMVKKNGQALDPTKFILD
- a CDS encoding divalent-cation tolerance protein CutA; the protein is MDEECAAIAVMVTTATPEEAEKIGRILVEAKLAACANVVSGIRSIFRWDNRVSTETECLMIIKTTRMRFAELESVVRQHHSYTVPEIVALPLIAGSEAYLNWIRSETDK
- a CDS encoding rhodanese; this translates as MSFTITPTELKSRLDKGDKLVLVDVREPWEYAIAKLDGSVLVPLATLQQSLGKLDRNAEIVALCHHGMRSADATGFLLQQGFGNVKNLIGGIDAWSAQIDPSVPRY
- a CDS encoding SDR family oxidoreductase, coding for MKVLVTGGAGFIGSHVVDRLLQEGHDVVVVDNLVTGKRKNVPKAAQFYKLDIENPKLERVFRNERPAVVFHLAAQMNVRRSVEDPMFDAQVNVLGTLNVLEQASKHGARKVIFSSSGGAIYGEQLTFPAPETHVTQPLSPYGISKLCGEHYLFYYQRMSGIQVVSLRYANVYGPRQDPEGEAGVVAIFIQKMLRGEQAVVNGNGRQTRDFVYVEDVVEANLMAMGPDVEGVYNVGTGIETSVNDLFRIVVDLTKVEFREVHGPAKRGEQARSVIDCTKLHRSLGWDPKVDLREGLRRTVDFFRDGVV